CTACGGGTTGTATTGGTTTTTATTTCCTCGAAAATTTTACGGTAATTGGTTAGATAAAATACTGATAAACTTCACTTATTTTTTATTGGTCTTTGTTTTTGTTTTTGCTTTTTTAGGAGAGTTTACTTTTTGGGAAGAATTTGCAAGAAGATATAATTTCATCGCAGTAGATTATTTACTTTATACTTATGAAGTTATAGAAAATATTAACGAATCTTACCCGCTCCCTTTGTTAATTGGAATTATCATTCTACTAACTATAGGAGCTTTTTATGTAGCAAAAAAACAAGACGTTTTTGTTGAATGTTATAACAATGAGGATGGTTACCTTAGAAAAATTATCCCTTATGGTTTTTGGGTAATTGTTGCAGGAGTTTTTCACTTATATGTGCAAAACAATCAAGCTGAAATTTTTAGCAATAGATATCAAAACGAATTGGCTAAATCGGGAGTCTATTCTTTTTTTGCTGCTTATAATGCTAACGAATTGGATTATGATGAATTCTATAAAACACAATCCAAACAAAAATCTTTAGAAATTGTACAACAAAGTCTTTTAGACAATGGAGACAAAATACTTTCTGAAGACAATATTTTAAGAAGCATTCATAACACAGGAAAAGAACATAAACCAAACATAGTATTTATATGTATGGAAAGTATGAATGCTAATTTTATGGAAGCTTTTGGAAATCAAGAATTACTTACTCCATTTTTAGACAGCCTTGCACACAAAAGCGTTTTTTACACCAACCTTCAGGCCACTGGAACAAGAACTATCCGTGGAATGGAAGCCTTAACACTAGCTATTCCCCCTACTCCAGGGAGAAGTATTGTAAAAAGACCTAATAATAATAACTTATTTACTGTTGGAGAAATTTTAAAAGAAAAAGGATATAGTAGAACTTTTTTCTACGGAGGTGATGGACATTTTGATAACATGAATGGTTATTTTGGAAACAATGGTTTTGATATTGTAGACAATCCTAAAGAAAACAATTCTTCTAACGAATTCCCTACACAAAGAATTCCTTTTACCGAAGAAGAAGTAACTTTTGAAAATGCCTGGGGAGCCTGTGATGGGGATATCTACAACAAGGCTATTAAGCAAATTAATATTCAGCACAAAAGTAAAAAGCCATTCTTTAACTTTATCATGACCAATACCAATCATAGACCTTATTCATTTCCCGAAGGTTATATTAACGACAAACCAGGAAATAGAATCTCTGCATTACGATATTCCGACTGGGCTATGAAACGTTTTTTTACCGATGCAAAAAAACAACCTTGGTTTAAAAACACTGTATTTGTAATTATTTCTGATCACTGTGCATATAGTGCAGGTAGAACCGAATTAGATGTCTCTAGCTATCATATTCCTGCGCTAATTTATAATCTACCCAACACAAAGCCACACGAGGTAAACAAACTATGCTCACAAATAGATTTACTCCCTACATTATTTGGATGGCTAAATTGGTCTTATGAAAGTAAGATATTTGGAAAAGACATTACAAAAATGAAACCTGAAGATGAAAGAGCTTTTATTGCTAATCACAGAAAATTAGGTTATAGAAAAGATAATAAAGTTGTAATTCTTAACGAATTAAAAGGAAGTAAAACTTACGAATGGAACGCTGAAGAAAACACTTTAACCAAAACAGAAAGTGATGAAACTTTAGAAAAAGAAACCATTGCAAACTACCAAACCGCCTACGAATTGTTTAAAAACAACAAACTTAAAATTAAAGAAATACACTAGTGATTAGTTTTCAGAAAATTAGACTTTTATTTTTTGAAAAATTCTCATAAAAAAAAGATTGTTATCTAAACAAATAATTCTATTTTTGCAGTCCCTTGGAGAATCCAAGAAGAATTATTGTTTAATTATTACAAAAACTAGTGTAAATGAACACATTAAGTTACAAAACAGTATCGGCTAACAAAGCTACTGTAGACAAGCAGTGGGTTTTGGTTGATGCGGACGGACAAACATTGGGTCGTTTAGCTTCTATCGTTGCAAAACTAATTAGAGGTAAGTACAAGCCTAGCTACACTCCACACGTGGATTGTGGTGACAACGTTGTTATTATCAACGCTGAAAAAATCAATTTAACTGGAAAAAAATGGTCTGACAAATCTTACATTCGTCACACAGGATATCCAGGAGGTCAAAGAAGTTTAACTGCTACAGAAATGTTCGAGAAAGATCCTACAAGATTAATCGAGAAAGCAGTAAAAGGAATGTTACCTAAAAACACTTTAGGAAGCGCTCTTTACAGAAACTTATATGTTTATGCTGGTACAGAGCATGCTCAAGAGGCTCAAAAACCAACAGCTATTAACTTAAACGACCTATTATAATCATGGAAACTGTTCACAAGATTGGTAGAAGAAAAACTGCCGTAGCAAGAGTTTATGTTTCAGAAGGAAAAGGAAACATGACTATTAATGGTAAAGACTTACCTGCTTACTTTACTACTGGAACTTTACAGTACAAAGCTAAACAAGCTTTATTATTAACTGATAACTTAGAATCTTTCGATATTACAGTAAATGTATACGGAGGTGGTGTAACAGGACAAGCAGAAGCTATCCGTTTAGCTATTTCTAGAGCTTTATGTGAAATTGATGCTGAAAACAGATCTATCTTAAAACCAGAAGGATTATTAACTCGTGACCCTAGAATGGTTGAGCGTAAGAAATTTGGTCAAAAGAAAGCAAGAAAGAAGTTCCAATTCTCAAAGCGTTAATATTATTGAAGTTTATAAGGTTAAAAAGTTTAAACTTTATCAAATATCGTTACCACTTTTTAACCTTAAACTTTACAAATTAAAAAATAAAATTAATCGATTGTTTAGCAAAAATAGTAGAGACTTCTACACAGAACTACTCCACTATTGCTAACATCTAAACAATAACCCATATTATGGCAAATATTCAAGAATTATTAGAAGCTGGTGTACACTTTGGACACTTAACAAGAAAGTGGAATCCAAGTATGGCTCCTTACATCTACACAGAACGTAACGGAGTACACATCATTGACTTATACAAAACTTCAGCTAAAATTGACGATGCATCTGCTGCATTAGAAAAAATTGCTGCTTCAGGAAGAAAAATCTTATTTGTTGCAACAAAAAAACAAGCTAAAGATATCGTTGCTGAAAAAGCTGCTGCTGTAAACATGCCTTACATTACTGAAAGATGGCCTGGAGGAATGTTAACAAACTTTGTTACTATTCGTAAAGCAGTTAAAAAAATGTCTTTAATCGACAGAATGAAGACTGAT
Above is a genomic segment from Wenyingzhuangia fucanilytica containing:
- a CDS encoding LTA synthase family protein produces the protein MINITSLLFPKRFSLLKSFSALFLIVSFIVRISLYIWSIQSIEFSFVDLIKIIGIGFFFDFGTLAYILAIYGLYWFLFPRKFYGNWLDKILINFTYFLLVFVFVFAFLGEFTFWEEFARRYNFIAVDYLLYTYEVIENINESYPLPLLIGIIILLTIGAFYVAKKQDVFVECYNNEDGYLRKIIPYGFWVIVAGVFHLYVQNNQAEIFSNRYQNELAKSGVYSFFAAYNANELDYDEFYKTQSKQKSLEIVQQSLLDNGDKILSEDNILRSIHNTGKEHKPNIVFICMESMNANFMEAFGNQELLTPFLDSLAHKSVFYTNLQATGTRTIRGMEALTLAIPPTPGRSIVKRPNNNNLFTVGEILKEKGYSRTFFYGGDGHFDNMNGYFGNNGFDIVDNPKENNSSNEFPTQRIPFTEEEVTFENAWGACDGDIYNKAIKQINIQHKSKKPFFNFIMTNTNHRPYSFPEGYINDKPGNRISALRYSDWAMKRFFTDAKKQPWFKNTVFVIISDHCAYSAGRTELDVSSYHIPALIYNLPNTKPHEVNKLCSQIDLLPTLFGWLNWSYESKIFGKDITKMKPEDERAFIANHRKLGYRKDNKVVILNELKGSKTYEWNAEENTLTKTESDETLEKETIANYQTAYELFKNNKLKIKEIH
- the rplM gene encoding 50S ribosomal protein L13, producing MNTLSYKTVSANKATVDKQWVLVDADGQTLGRLASIVAKLIRGKYKPSYTPHVDCGDNVVIINAEKINLTGKKWSDKSYIRHTGYPGGQRSLTATEMFEKDPTRLIEKAVKGMLPKNTLGSALYRNLYVYAGTEHAQEAQKPTAINLNDLL
- the rpsI gene encoding 30S ribosomal protein S9, whose protein sequence is METVHKIGRRKTAVARVYVSEGKGNMTINGKDLPAYFTTGTLQYKAKQALLLTDNLESFDITVNVYGGGVTGQAEAIRLAISRALCEIDAENRSILKPEGLLTRDPRMVERKKFGQKKARKKFQFSKR